Part of the bacterium genome, AAAAGGGCTGGGGCTGGGCCTGGTGATGGTCAAGAGCCTGGCCGGCGCCAACAACGGCTCGGTCCGTCTTCTGGACAGCCATGCCGGCGGCTCGCGCTTTGAGCTGACGCTGCCGGCAGCGGGCAAAAAGGAATGAGAGCATGACCCCTATGCAAGCCCTGATCATCGATGACAACGAGACCATGCGCGAAGCC contains:
- a CDS encoding two-component sensor histidine kinase; its protein translation is KGLGLGLVMVKSLAGANNGSVRLLDSHAGGSRFELTLPAAGKKE